A window of the Mesotoga prima MesG1.Ag.4.2 genome harbors these coding sequences:
- a CDS encoding ABC transporter permease, whose translation MFLLKSKRNLTGFLISMPGVLWLTVFFLIPYLIIILYSFLTPGIYGGVELPFTLAAYTRMLGSAGYWQILWKTVWISLVSTVICLGIGLPTAYFIATSKRSNILLTLIIVPFWTNFLVRIFGWMVILGRNGVINSFLQLIGFDRPLTLMYTPGSVILVISYMYLPYMILPLYSAIEKFDFSLVEAAMDLGAKRTEAIMKVLIPSIRGGIIAGIILVFIPALGSYAIPDLVGGTDGAMLGNLIAKQLTAARNWPSSSAISMIFLLISTLGLLVYMRINKVQTKRRLTVRESYMNEEEI comes from the coding sequence GTGTTCCTGTTGAAGAGTAAGCGGAATCTGACCGGATTTCTGATCTCCATGCCCGGGGTCCTGTGGCTTACCGTTTTCTTTTTGATTCCATATTTGATAATCATACTGTACAGCTTTCTCACTCCGGGAATATATGGAGGAGTAGAACTTCCCTTCACACTCGCTGCATACACCAGAATGCTCGGCAGTGCTGGATACTGGCAGATACTCTGGAAGACCGTGTGGATATCTCTTGTCTCAACAGTCATATGTCTGGGAATTGGACTGCCAACTGCCTATTTCATAGCTACCTCGAAGAGAAGCAATATCCTTTTAACCCTCATAATCGTCCCATTCTGGACGAATTTCCTTGTGCGGATATTCGGGTGGATGGTTATTCTTGGAAGAAATGGGGTTATTAACTCGTTTTTACAGCTCATCGGTTTCGATAGACCCTTGACGCTCATGTATACGCCGGGTTCAGTAATACTTGTCATATCCTATATGTATCTTCCGTACATGATACTACCGCTTTACAGCGCGATAGAAAAGTTCGACTTCAGTCTCGTAGAAGCCGCCATGGATCTAGGTGCAAAGAGAACCGAGGCGATAATGAAGGTTCTTATCCCTTCGATCAGAGGGGGGATCATAGCAGGAATAATCCTGGTATTCATACCTGCCCTCGGTTCTTACGCTATCCCCGACCTTGTGGGTGGGACCGACGGAGCGATGTTGGGAAACCTAATTGCCAAACAGCTGACGGCGGCAAGGAACTGGCCCTCCTCTTCTGCGATTTCGATGATATTTCTGTTGATCTCCACTCTGGGTCTCCTCGTTTATATGAGAATAAACAAAGTCCAGACCAAGAGACGGCTTACCGTTCGCGAAAGTTATATGAACGAGGAGGAGATTTGA
- a CDS encoding ABC transporter ATP-binding protein → MTGGENELKEYSVVLSNVTKIFDDSFTAVDNVSLTIEQGEFFSLLGPSGCGKTTILRMIAGFEDPTFGNITLNGKNIIGTPPNEREVNTVFQNYALFPHLNVFENIAFSLRLRREPEDQVRRKVKEMIELTRLNGHVEKMPSQLSGGQKQRVAIARALVGRPTVLLLDEPLAALDAKLRQHMLVELDTIHDEVGITFIYVTHDQSEAMSISDHVAVMNEGEIIQLGTPFEVYESPVNAFVANFIGETNFFTGNVVKVEDEYFLLDTEKFGEIWFYKDMEVIEGQEIQVSLRPEKVKVTRDMPVAPEGVKLNVLKGVVDETIYLGNQTKYTVAIGQSYLKAFKQHVRYLFDEVIITWKDDVYVWWFADDSYVLRETGGVPVEE, encoded by the coding sequence ATGACTGGAGGTGAGAATGAATTGAAAGAGTACTCCGTTGTCCTTTCGAACGTGACCAAGATCTTCGACGATTCTTTCACTGCTGTGGACAACGTTTCTCTTACGATAGAACAGGGCGAGTTCTTCTCTCTTCTGGGTCCCTCCGGTTGTGGAAAGACTACGATACTAAGAATGATCGCCGGATTTGAGGACCCCACCTTCGGAAACATAACTCTCAACGGAAAGAACATTATCGGTACACCCCCAAACGAAAGGGAAGTCAATACTGTTTTTCAGAACTACGCACTCTTTCCTCATCTAAATGTATTCGAGAACATTGCGTTCAGCCTTAGACTGAGAAGAGAGCCAGAGGATCAGGTCAGGCGTAAGGTCAAGGAAATGATAGAGCTTACGCGTCTCAATGGCCACGTTGAGAAAATGCCTTCCCAGCTCTCCGGAGGTCAGAAACAGCGAGTGGCAATTGCAAGGGCCCTTGTGGGGAGACCGACAGTGTTGCTTCTCGATGAACCCCTTGCGGCTCTCGACGCGAAACTAAGGCAACACATGCTGGTAGAGCTAGACACGATTCATGATGAAGTGGGCATAACGTTTATTTATGTAACTCACGATCAAAGTGAAGCTATGTCGATTTCCGATCATGTGGCCGTCATGAATGAGGGGGAGATCATACAGCTTGGAACACCCTTCGAAGTCTACGAGAGTCCAGTAAACGCCTTTGTAGCCAACTTCATAGGAGAAACTAATTTCTTCACAGGGAATGTCGTGAAAGTAGAAGACGAGTACTTCCTGCTGGACACCGAGAAATTTGGAGAGATCTGGTTCTACAAAGATATGGAAGTGATAGAGGGGCAGGAAATTCAGGTATCGTTGAGACCTGAGAAGGTTAAGGTTACTAGGGATATGCCGGTTGCTCCCGAAGGTGTCAAGTTGAATGTGCTGAAGGGCGTCGTCGACGAGACTATCTACCTTGGGAATCAGACGAAGTACACGGTAGCTATTGGCCAATCATATCTAAAGGCGTTCAAGCAACACGTTAGATACTTGTTCGATGAAGTAATCATCACGTGGAAAGACGATGTCTATGTCTGGTGGTTTGCCGATGACAGTTATGTATTAAGAGAGACAGGCGGTGTTCCTGTTGAAGAGTAA
- a CDS encoding DUF401 family protein encodes MNTLAVAIAIVVLIVSLKLFKDISLSLLFSVISLGIVLLIPPADYFNAFAKEVSDWEFWKVIITVFSIYLMGETMDKSGNSSRFVRAVESLFPEPRVSIALMPAIIGLLPMPGGAMFSAPMVKDLAKSDPTISNEDGLVFNYWFRHAMEFFWPLYPALVIASGISRIRLNTLVLWLMPIGVVALVTGYLLMIRKPIKIRYSRSALKELLISAWPIIAVIILVILNQPGWLSVLGTSLVYLLLNKNKKKVLLAALKYKTFILLLTVFFYKDLVEIAEVPQSMGSELIAWSIPPLTLVILLPFLMGFMTGVTQAGVGLSLPLILSMGNGYGTLATTILAYTFAVVGVLVSPVHLCLVLTSEYFKVEYPRIIKRISVVTLLSVAAGIVVFVLLKST; translated from the coding sequence ATGAATACTTTAGCGGTCGCAATTGCAATCGTCGTTTTGATTGTATCTCTAAAACTCTTTAAGGACATCTCTTTGTCACTCCTCTTTTCAGTGATATCTTTGGGTATTGTTCTTCTCATTCCACCTGCAGACTATTTCAACGCTTTTGCCAAAGAGGTGAGCGACTGGGAATTCTGGAAGGTAATCATCACTGTTTTCTCCATATACTTGATGGGTGAAACGATGGACAAGAGCGGCAATTCTTCAAGATTTGTAAGAGCCGTTGAAAGTCTTTTCCCCGAGCCAAGAGTCTCGATTGCGTTGATGCCTGCGATAATCGGACTCCTTCCGATGCCTGGCGGGGCAATGTTCTCCGCGCCCATGGTTAAAGATCTAGCAAAATCCGACCCCACTATTTCAAATGAAGACGGCCTTGTCTTCAACTACTGGTTCAGGCACGCAATGGAGTTCTTCTGGCCTCTGTACCCTGCTCTGGTTATTGCATCTGGCATATCCAGGATTAGACTCAATACGCTTGTCCTTTGGCTAATGCCCATAGGGGTTGTCGCTTTGGTTACCGGATATTTACTGATGATTCGAAAGCCGATCAAGATCAGATACAGTCGCTCGGCGTTAAAAGAGCTTTTGATTAGCGCCTGGCCGATAATCGCAGTAATCATACTGGTGATACTTAATCAGCCGGGCTGGCTGTCCGTCCTCGGGACATCGCTAGTCTATTTGCTTCTCAATAAGAACAAGAAAAAGGTGCTATTAGCGGCTCTCAAATACAAGACGTTTATCTTGCTTTTAACTGTCTTCTTTTACAAAGACCTTGTTGAAATCGCAGAAGTTCCGCAATCTATGGGCAGCGAGCTTATCGCCTGGTCGATACCGCCCCTGACTCTGGTAATTCTTCTTCCGTTCCTAATGGGATTCATGACGGGGGTAACTCAGGCCGGGGTAGGTCTCAGTCTTCCGTTAATTCTCAGTATGGGTAACGGTTATGGTACACTTGCTACAACGATTCTCGCTTACACGTTCGCAGTTGTTGGAGTTCTGGTTTCGCCGGTCCACCTCTGTCTCGTTTTGACGAGCGAATACTTTAAAGTCGAGTATCCGAGAATCATAAAGAGGATATCGGTGGTCACTTTGCTCTCGGTTGCGGCCGGCATTGTCGTCTTTGTGCTACTTAAGTCAACTTGA
- a CDS encoding alpha/beta hydrolase family protein yields MEKEIFAKRYSDHPEIIERLETSKGSKIFLKSNYPGEYPENGSIPLYLYEGGRKGTVLFFHGRGEKNLDYLRWFPENLAKHGYSGAMMILPFHFERTPAGHKSGELFLDPRTDVLRERFENAVVDGLTTLNYLKWECPPPYFLMGYSFGGFIAVITAALEPSISGLSLVVTGGNFYHITWKSFVTGVMRVKYEEDGSCNREKCRKLHEVDYREFLNSLQKPEIEIGSAPISCFEYDPLTYAKFVRCPTLLTGALFDIFIPRPSTRELAEMLPDATLRWMPSGHLTSILFKKTILKGSIDFFERKCKGKSVL; encoded by the coding sequence ATGGAAAAGGAGATTTTCGCAAAGCGTTATTCCGATCACCCAGAGATTATCGAGAGATTGGAAACAAGCAAAGGTTCTAAGATCTTCCTCAAGTCGAATTATCCAGGCGAATATCCGGAGAATGGCAGCATCCCTCTGTACCTTTACGAAGGGGGCAGAAAAGGGACGGTGCTGTTTTTTCATGGAAGGGGAGAGAAGAATCTAGATTATCTCAGGTGGTTCCCGGAGAACCTCGCGAAACACGGTTACTCCGGTGCCATGATGATACTTCCCTTTCATTTTGAAAGAACCCCCGCCGGCCACAAATCGGGGGAGTTGTTTCTGGATCCCAGGACGGATGTTCTAAGAGAAAGGTTTGAAAACGCCGTTGTGGATGGTTTGACTACTTTAAACTACCTCAAGTGGGAGTGCCCCCCACCCTACTTCCTCATGGGCTACAGCTTCGGGGGTTTTATCGCGGTCATTACCGCAGCGTTAGAACCTTCCATAAGTGGATTGTCGCTTGTTGTCACCGGAGGCAATTTCTATCACATTACCTGGAAAAGCTTTGTGACCGGAGTAATGAGGGTCAAGTACGAAGAAGACGGATCCTGTAATAGAGAGAAATGCCGTAAATTGCACGAAGTAGATTACAGAGAGTTCTTGAACTCACTACAGAAGCCTGAAATCGAAATCGGGAGTGCTCCGATCTCGTGCTTCGAATACGACCCCCTGACTTACGCAAAGTTTGTCAGGTGTCCCACTCTCTTAACTGGAGCTCTTTTCGATATTTTCATTCCTAGACCTTCTACGAGAGAACTCGCCGAAATGCTTCCAGATGCTACTCTTCGCTGGATGCCTTCCGGCCATCTTACCTCCATATTGTTCAAAAAGACGATATTGAAGGGTTCTATCGATTTCTTCGAAAGAAAATGTAAAGGGAAGAGTGTTCTCTAA
- a CDS encoding GNAT family N-acetyltransferase produces MSNPARAEIEDLQGMVDLASLVFKSEMGKIFPVLFSQENVENMTIVKEKGRPVSMIGLLPREISFFGHRMKVGLIGSVCTHPDYRGKNYGAVTLAKAEEHAIDIGLSLLIISGGRGLYQRFGAVRPPGTKRILVKPGRTASMREAKISDIGKILDLYRMKPLRYIRNFTDFEKTFSTGYAEARKTKTYLSEKAYITVVEREDNHYVIEYGGGSKDVISLTRGYIEKLGLKGCIIVAERHFKAEESLPFEFPGTAKIISKRSFFDQMEGYFTEIMPSEDYDRFIETVERLSLAEFNQEVFCCSKFKGLPLSLPNYGFDYI; encoded by the coding sequence TTGAGCAATCCCGCACGAGCAGAAATCGAAGACCTACAAGGGATGGTTGACCTTGCATCTCTTGTCTTCAAAAGTGAAATGGGAAAGATCTTTCCTGTGCTGTTTTCGCAAGAGAATGTGGAAAACATGACAATCGTTAAGGAGAAGGGAAGACCGGTGTCGATGATCGGCTTACTCCCTAGGGAAATCTCTTTCTTCGGACACAGGATGAAGGTCGGTCTCATCGGTTCAGTCTGCACTCACCCGGACTACCGTGGGAAGAACTACGGAGCCGTGACTCTTGCGAAGGCCGAAGAACATGCTATAGATATAGGCCTATCACTACTCATAATTTCCGGAGGCAGAGGCCTATATCAGCGGTTCGGAGCGGTCAGGCCACCAGGCACGAAAAGAATTCTCGTGAAGCCGGGAAGAACGGCATCTATGAGGGAAGCGAAAATTTCGGACATTGGAAAGATTCTCGATCTTTACAGAATGAAACCCCTGAGATACATAAGGAACTTCACAGATTTCGAGAAAACCTTCTCAACGGGTTACGCGGAGGCACGTAAGACAAAAACGTACTTGAGTGAAAAGGCTTACATTACCGTTGTCGAGAGAGAAGACAATCATTACGTGATTGAATACGGCGGAGGCAGCAAAGACGTAATCTCATTGACAAGGGGCTATATCGAAAAACTCGGACTCAAGGGATGCATAATCGTCGCCGAAAGACACTTCAAGGCAGAGGAGAGCCTTCCGTTCGAGTTTCCCGGAACGGCGAAAATTATCTCCAAAAGAAGCTTCTTTGATCAAATGGAGGGCTACTTCACGGAGATTATGCCTTCAGAAGACTATGACAGATTCATAGAGACCGTTGAAAGACTGTCATTGGCGGAATTCAACCAGGAAGTCTTTTGCTGCAGCAAATTCAAAGGACTGCCTCTTTCTCTTCCAAACTACGGATTTGATTACATTTGA
- a CDS encoding TraB/GumN family protein — MSETVHRIMLDDKELIIIGTAHVSKNSAEEVKAIIEEEKPDSVAIELCNSRYQSIQDQDKWKKTDIAKVVKEKKSFLLLANLILSSYQKRMAKQIGIQAGQEMLQAIESAKETGAELVLADRDIQVTFARIWGNLGFWGKTKLFFTLVLSIFSDEKITEEDLEKMKSGDMLTSALSELAKSFPQLKESLIDERDKYLAQKIKTAPGKKVVAVVGAGHVPGLKEAIKEDQDLVALTKIPPKKKTGKIIGWTISIAIIALIVSTLIVNRDAGFDQILSWILWNGSLSALGTLIAFGHPLSILTAFFVAPVSSLNPLLAAGWFAGLVEAIVRKPKVSDFENLNEDVNSFKGFWRNRVTKILLIVVFANVGSSVGTFIGGAEVVRIFINSFFG, encoded by the coding sequence TTGTCCGAGACAGTACACAGAATAATGCTTGATGACAAAGAATTGATAATTATCGGTACCGCTCACGTATCAAAGAATAGCGCCGAAGAAGTAAAGGCGATTATCGAAGAGGAAAAACCCGATTCCGTTGCAATAGAACTGTGCAACTCCCGATACCAATCGATACAGGATCAGGATAAATGGAAGAAGACCGATATCGCAAAGGTAGTTAAAGAGAAGAAGTCTTTTCTTCTGCTAGCTAACCTCATACTTTCCTCTTATCAAAAGAGAATGGCAAAACAAATAGGAATACAGGCAGGACAGGAGATGCTGCAGGCTATTGAGTCGGCAAAAGAGACAGGAGCGGAGCTTGTTCTTGCAGATAGAGATATTCAGGTCACTTTCGCAAGAATATGGGGAAATCTTGGCTTCTGGGGAAAGACGAAACTCTTCTTCACTCTAGTTTTGTCTATCTTCAGCGATGAGAAGATAACAGAAGAAGATCTCGAGAAAATGAAGTCGGGGGATATGCTGACCTCTGCGCTCAGTGAGCTTGCCAAGTCCTTTCCTCAGCTCAAGGAGTCATTGATTGACGAAAGGGACAAGTATCTCGCCCAGAAGATCAAGACGGCTCCGGGAAAGAAAGTCGTCGCCGTAGTTGGTGCCGGGCATGTCCCGGGTTTGAAAGAGGCCATAAAAGAGGATCAGGATCTTGTTGCACTCACGAAGATCCCTCCTAAGAAGAAGACCGGTAAGATAATCGGCTGGACGATCTCGATAGCGATCATCGCCTTGATTGTTTCAACGTTAATAGTGAATCGCGATGCAGGGTTTGATCAGATTCTAAGCTGGATCCTATGGAATGGATCGCTTTCTGCTCTAGGAACTCTTATAGCTTTTGGTCACCCTCTCTCTATACTGACGGCGTTCTTTGTTGCCCCTGTAAGCTCATTGAATCCGCTTCTGGCTGCGGGATGGTTTGCCGGACTTGTGGAAGCGATCGTAAGAAAGCCCAAGGTCTCGGATTTTGAGAACCTGAACGAAGATGTAAACTCCTTCAAGGGTTTTTGGAGAAACAGAGTCACGAAAATCCTTCTGATTGTGGTATTCGCGAACGTTGGAAGCAGTGTAGGCACTTTCATTGGGGGAGCCGAAGTAGTTAGAATTTTCATCAATTCTTTCTTCGGGTAG